The region CCGCTGAGCAGGCCATGAGGCAACTCCGTATCACGGATATGTGCGCTGACTTTGTCAGCCACAACGGACAGAATGGTGTGGATAGTGTCGCGCTGCTGCGTCGACAATGAAAATTGCTCCGGCATGTTCATCCTTAATCTAATCGTCATTCGTTATTGTTATCGTGTCTTCGATGCAGTGCGCGCATCATTGATGCACGCATTGCCATCTGTACCTTTGTTATCTTTCCGACGTTAACCCAAATTCTCCGCCTGCTCAACCATCGACAATCATATTTTTTACAAAATAAAAACAATCAGACGGGTAATTACTCACAAACGGACTCTTCCTCCTGCTCCTGGGCATCAGACACGTCGGCTTTTTTCAGCCGAATTTCCCGGTCGGCTGAGGCAATGGTTTCTTTACGGTGCGCAATAATCACTCGGGTGATATCCAAACGAGATACCGCTTCATTGATATCGGATTCCAGGTTGGTGTCCAGGTGACTGGTTGCCTCATCCATAAACAAAATTTTGGGTTGTTTGTACAAGGCGCGAGCCAGAATAATACGTTGCTTCTGACCACCAGACAGGCTCGACCCCATGTCGCCTATCAGACTGTCGTAGTTCATTGGCATCTGGCTGATATCATCATGGATAGCAGCTAGCTGCGCACAATACACGACTCGCTCCATATCAATTGGTGTATCGAAAAATGCGATATTGTCGGCGACAGAGCCCGATAACAGCTCATCGTCTTGCATCACTGCTGCGATTTGCTGGCGATACTGACGCGCCCCAATTTGTTCCATAGGCACACCATCGATGAGCACTTCACCACTTTTTGGTTGGTTCAGGCCCAGCATGATTTTCAGCAAGGTGGATTTACCACAACCCGAGGGGCCGGTTATCGCCACGGATTCACCCGCTGAAATGGTCAGATTGAGATTGTTCAGGACATTGGGAGTTGCATCTGAATAAGCGAAGCAGATGTCACGCAATTCGATGTGACCTTCAACCTTGTGTTGCTTAACCTGGTCCGGCTGCAGAATTTCTTTGTCGGTCAGTGCAATATCCGCAATACGATCAAAGTGCAGGCCCACCATTTTAAACTCAATCAATTTTTCAATCAGGTTCGCTGTTTTGTCCATAAATTGGCGCTTATAGGACATAAACGCGAACAGCATACCGGTACTGAATCCGCCATCCAGAACCAAATGCGCCGCCAAAAACACCACCAAAATGTTTTCAATACCAAATAAAGCTCGGTTAATAGCATCATAGCCAATCTGGAAATTCCCCAGGCGAATACTCTGGTTGATGGCATTGGCATAGCGGTTTTGCCACTGCCCTTCGCGCTTCACCTCAGAGCCAAACAGCTTGATGGTCTGAATGCCCCGTACGGTCTCCATAAAGTTAGAGTTTTCTTCTGCACGTGCCATGATTTCCTGTTCGCTGATATTACGAAACGGTTTGTACATAGCAATACGTACTATGGCGTACGCCACCACGGCCGCTAATACCACCGCAGACAGAGTTGGGCTGTAAAAGAAGATCATAGCCAGCGTAATGATTGCCATCAGGCCATCTATGATGGCTTCGATCACCCCGGTAGTGAGGATTTGCTTGACCTGCTGCAATGAACCAAAGCGGGAAACCACGTCACCCATATGGCGTTTTTCGAAATAGGAAATCGGCAGGCGAACCAGATGGTGGAACAGGTTAGCTCCCAGCTGAATGTTCATCTGGTTACCAAAATGCAGCAAGGTGAACCCTCGCAGCGCATTGGTGGCTATTTCAAATACCAGCACCAAAAAGAAACCAGTGGCGAGCACCGTCAATAGGTTTGTATCACCCGTCAGGATCACATCGTCGATCACCAGCTGAATATAGTAAGGTGCTGCGAGGGTAAACACCTGGAGTATGATGGACAGTAAGAAGATCAGGGTCAATGAGCGTTTCAGCCCTGTGATACGACTCCAGAAATCCGAAAAGTGCAGGCTGGGCTTCTTCTCTTTCTTTTCAAAACTCTTGGTCGGTGTCAGCTCCAGGGCGACGCCTGTGAAATGCTTTGACGCCTCAGCCATGGTGAAGGTTTTTTCACCCGAAGCGGGGTCATGGATCACGATGCGCTTTTCATTGGCCTTTTTAAGGACCACAAAGTGGTTCATATCCCAGTGCAAAATGCAGGGCGTCTGCAGTGCATCCAGATCTTCCAGTTCGATGCGCAATGGCCGTGAACTCATCTCCAGCTTTTCTGCAAAGTGCATAATATCCAGCAGGGTCGCCCCTTCGATAGATATGCTGAACTTTTGTCGTAATGTGGTCAGGTCGCTGTGGTAACCGTGATACGCCGCGACCATGGCCAGGCTGGCGAGGCCGCATTCAGCCGCCTCTGATTGTAAAATAATAGGCAGTGACTTCCTTGACCAGAACTCTAACTGCTGTACCGGTGATTCGTCTTCAACGTGCATAAAAAGCCTTTTTATTCTTGTAGTTGCAGCCTACAGCTGTCCTTTAATACTAAACACGGGATCAAATAACCAACGCAATAAGGAGCGTTCTTCAACGATGATGTCAGCATCGAGCATCATCCCCGCCCGCAGCGGCGTCGCCTTGCCATAGGCCGTGATCTGCTGCTCTTCAAGCGCAACCACCACCCGATAAGCCGGTTGCTGTATCACGCCTGGCGTACTGGTTTCTTCTGGCAGGATCACACTGTTACTGACCTGTTGGATGGTGCCGTTATAAATACCAAACTTCTCATAGGGAAATGCGTGGTACCTCAGTTTGGCCTCCTGGCCCAGATTAATAAAACCAAAAGAGGACGTCGGCACATAGATGATTGCCTGCATCTGGCTGCCCTGAGGCAGTATGCTGAGCAGGTTTTGCCCTGCATTGACGCTCTTGCCCACTTTGCCTAGCAAGCCTGTGACAACACCCGCTTTGGGGGCACGCAATTCGCCCAGACGTTGCTGTTCAACGGACGATAATTGGATTTGCAGATCGGCTTGCTGTGATTCCAGCTGGCTTAAACGTTCATCATGTTGCAGCGGGAGTTTTTCCAGATCGGTATCGTGCTGCTGAATTTGCGCAGCCAGTGTCAGCCGCTCAGATTGAATACTGGATGCCTGTTGCTGTAACGACAGCAAGGTATCCTTTTGTCGCTGAAGCTCTAGCTCAGAAATATAGCCGGTGCCTTTTAGCGTACTGATCTGGCCTACCATTTGCTGATTCAGCTGTAGCCGCTTTTCAAAAGTACTGGCCTGACTATCCAGCTCTTTCAGGCGTGCTTCTGCCGTCGCTTTCTGTTGTCTCAGCTCAGTCAGTTCCAGCACATGTTGACGCTTTTGCTGACTGATCTGCTGCTGTAAATTGCGCAACTGAAAACTATACTGATTTAGTAACGCCTGATTGAGCTCTAATGACTGAGTACTGTGCTTGGCAGAAGCAACCCGTAACAAAGGCTGATCGGCTTCAACATAGTCTCCTTCAGCAACCAGTACTTCAGCAATGATCCCTGTCTGAGGCGCAACGAGTTTTAACACCCCTGTATTGGGCTCTATCACTCCGGAGACCCGCTCTTTACGAGCATAGCTACCGCTGGCAAGAAAAATGATACTTACAATTACGACGATCAGGATAAGTAAAGTCAGTGTCTTAAACACGGGTGGTTGAACTAAACTTACAGCTCCTTCTAGTCGGTGTCTTTTACTCTCTAATACTTCTTTTCTAAAGAGATTTTCCATAATTACCTAACACCCGATTGTTTGAGTTTTTATTGTTAAATTTTAATTAACCCCCAGTAATGTATCACTTTGGTCATCAGAAAGGAACTCACTGTTCGATGTCTTGACAAAACAAAGGCCCGAAATAAGAAACGGGAGCCTAAGCTCCCGTTTTTATTAACTCTTTTTTACTGGTCTTTGCCAGCTATCAATATTGCGCTGCTTGCCTCGGGCCACTGCGAGTGTCTCGTCACCGACTTTTGTGGTGATCACAGACCCAGCTCCAACAGTTGCAGTCTTACCAATCTCCACCGGTGCGACCAGGGAGGAGTTAGACCCAATAAATGCACCATCACCTATAATGGTTTTCGATTTATTCACGCCATCGTAGTTGCACGTAATGGTACCAGCACCAATATTCACTTTTTCACCAATCTCAGCATCACCGAGATAAGTCAGGTGGTTTGCTTTTGATCCTTTACCAAGGCGAGACTTTTTCATTTCAACAAAGTTGCCAATATGCGAATCAGTTTCCATTACCGCACCGGGGCGCAATCTGGCGAACGGACCCAAGGTGCAGGCATCACCGACGGTTGCGTCTTCTATCATCGTGTTGGCTTTAATCACAACACCATTGCCAATCTTACAGTTTTTCAGGACGCAGTTTGGGCCAATCACCACATCATCACCCAGCTCAACCTGGCCTTCAAGTACCACGTTTACATCAATTTGCACATCCTGCCCGGTTGTAACTTCACCACGGACATCGATGCGCATTGGATCTGCCAGGCTAGCGCCATTTAGCATCAGGGTTTCGGCCTGCCATGCCTGATAGGCTCGCTCTAAACCAGCAAGCTGCACACGGTTGTTAGCCCCTTCAACTTCCATCGCGTCATCCGGCTGTGCTGAAGTTATTTCGACGCCATCCTGGTGTGCCATCGCAACGATGTCGGTCAGGTAGTACTCACCCTGTGCGTTATTATTGGAGAGCTGGCCCAGCCATTTTTTTAATAGCCCACCATTCGCCGCCATAATACCGGTATTGATCTCCTGGATTGCCAGCTGCTGCGCTGTTGCATCCTTTTGTTCAATGATACCGACCAGCTTACCATTTTCACGGATCATGCGGCCATAACCGCTTGGGTTATCTAGATTCACGGTTAATACTGCTAAACCACGCTGTGGAGTCACCTCGAGCAGACGTTGCAAGGTAGATAGGCGAGTTAGCGGTACATCGCCATATAAGATAAGCACAGTATCATCATCTGCAATATGCTCTTTTGTTACTGCGACAGCATGACCTGTCCCCAGTTGCTCTGCCTGATGTACCCAGTTGACATCATTATGCTTCAGCGCCTGTTTTAGCTGTTGTGCACCGTGACCATATACAAGGTTCGTCGTACTCGCACCCAAAGCTATAGCATTATCAATGACATGTTGCACCATAGGACGGCCTGCAACCGGGTGTAATACCTTAGGTAATTTTGAACGCATACGAGTACCCTTGCCCGCAGCAAGGATGACTGTAGTCAATGCCATAACATTATTCTCTTCTAATTTGTTGTCTACCACGAAGAGCATAGGAATGCCTTTCCATTGCATGGGCAACCCGCTCCATTTATGCGGTGACATTGTAACGCTTAATTCTGCGTATTGTCAGTAACGAATGCCTTCTTTCTTAGCGTAGCAGTGCCGTGCTCACTCGCATATGTCAGCAAAAACACAATAACACCCGCCTGCCTGATATAGAGCAATGCTACCTGTCATATTATACAGCTAGACAATAAGAATAATAAAAGATTTAGGAATAACACCCCATAAGAAATAAAACCTGTAATAAAAGCCAGCTTATAAAAACACCAATCAGCGCTATTATTTAATCACTGGCTAACGCCAAGAAGACAAAACCTAGTTTGTTAAACAAATACTACCTGGAGATAAAGATGAATACATCAAGCGACATTAAAACAGCTGAAGAAATTAGTGACGGCTTGAGTTTTGATAAAACAGCAAACTTATCAAGTCATTTTTGTGAAACCAGGGTCAACCGTGCAATTTAAAAATCGGAGAATAATTATGAACAACGTATTAAAACTACAAGCAGTACAGTCTGGCAACAACAACGCTGAAATCCAGGAGTGGAGCACTATCTCTAACCACTGTGGCAGTGACAGCCTGCAAAAATCACTTTAATTAAATAAACACACCGGAGAAATAAAAATGAACAACGTATTAAAACTACAAGCAGTACAGTCTGGCAACAACAACGCTGAAATCCAGGAATGGAGCACTATCTCTAACCATTGTGGCAGTGACAGCCTGCAAAAATCGCTTTAATTAAATAAATATACCGGAGAAATAAAAATGAACAACGTATTAAAACTACAAGCAGTACAGTCTGGCAACAACAACGCTGAAATCCAGGAATGGAGCACTATCTCTAACCACTGTGGCAGTGACAGCCTGCAAAAATCGCTTTAATTAAATAAACATATCGGAGAAATAAAAATGAACAACGTATTAAAACTACAAGCAGTACAGTCTGGCAACAACAACGCTGAAATCCAGGAGTGGAGCACTATCTCTAACCACTGTGGCAGTGACAGCCTGCAAAAATCGCTTTAATTAATTAAATATACCGGAGAAATAATAATGAACAACGTATTAAAACTACAAGCAGTGCAGTCTGGCAATAACAACGCTGAAATCCAAGACTGGAGCACTATCTCAAACCACTGTGGCAGCGACAGCCTGCAGAAATCACTTTAATTAGAAAAAGATCGGAGAAATATAATGAACAACGTATTAAAACTACAAGCAGTGCAGTCTGGCAACAACAACGCTGAAATCCAAGACTGGAGCACTATCTCTAACCACTGTGGCAGCGATAGCCTGCAGAAATCACTTTAATTAGAAAAAGATCGGAGAAATATAATGAACAACGTATTAAAGCTACAAAGCATCGCTTCAGGTAACGATAACGCAGAGATCCAGGAGTGGAGCACCATTTCCAACCACTGTGGAAACAGACTGGAAAAAGCACTTTAAGTGCTCTTCGGCTGGGCTGAGATAAAAACAGTGACTGATTCTGAAAGGAGATAAATCCTTCCAGATACCTCTGGGTCAGGTTAATAATGGATTGCTTGACCAAGAGTGCACAGCACCTGTTTGCTCAGCTCCTTGCTGTTTAGAAAATAACTTTAAATAACAACAGGTGTCGGTATGTATAACAACTCTTATATGTTGGGTGATAATGAGTACTTTACTCAACCCGCTATCATGAAGCCAGATGAGGCCATTGCACAGGCAGTCTCGTCAACAGTCCCTGAATCGTGGTCAACTAAGCACCATAGTATTTGGCTCTCAGCAACACCCAGCTATCAGCAACTACCCGAGCAGGGCTTTAAAATTCACGTTTCAGCTTCCACTGAAGATGCACTGTCTATCATTCGGGCAACCCTGCAACAATGCATAGAGTTCGACACATCATTTAAAGTTATTTGCCGCCAGGACATAGCCAACCAAATGGCATCCAAAGCCACCGGAAGGGGCAGCTCTGGAAAACTCATCACTATTTACCCACGCAGTGTGTCCATATTTAAACAACTGATCCAAGCCATTTATGAAGTAACAAAAGAGTTTAATGGCCCTTATATTCTTTCAGACAAACGTTATAAAGATAGCAAAGTAGTATATTACCGTTATGGTGGCTTTAAATTGTTGCCACAACAAAAAGCAGATGGCAGCCAGGTTGCCTGTATCAAAAAGCCAGATGGTACGCTTATCAAAGATGAGCGCGAAGCCTTTTATAAATTGCCAGAATGGATACAGGAACCCTTTAAGCTAACAGACAGTTCAGATGAAAGCATAGCGCCACTCAATGATCGATATGAAGTCATTGAGGCCTTGTCTTTTTCCAATAGTGGTGGTGTATATAAAGCGAAGGATCTGCAAACTTCACAGACTGTCGTGGTCAAAGAAGCAAGACCTTATGTACACTTCTCCAGTGTGGCAGATCAGGGCGCAATTTACGCCGATCAAGTACTGCAGAACGAATTTAGTGTTATCAAAACGCTCAGCAGTAGCCGCTACTTTCCGACCGCGATAGACTGGTTTACCGAGTGGGAACATTCATTCTTAGTCGAGGAATACATTGACGGCACACCGTTGCGTAATTACCGCGGTAAAAAAGAAGTCACTTTAGTGCCATTTGTCGCAGACGTTGCCAGTGCTGAGCGATTCCAACAACATTTTATCTGGATCGCCCGCGAAACCATCGCAGCCGTGACAGAAGCACACCAACGCGGAGTGGTTTTAGGTGATGTATCACCAAACAATATTCTGGTTGACGAACAGGCCAAAACAATCCGATTCATAGATTTCGAAGGTGCTTATCACCCTGAGCAGAACGCTCAAATGCAACGCGCTTTACTGACGACCCCCGGGTTTAGTAATGAAGGCTTTATGGATACCGGTGCAACCTATAAAGGCGACTGGTTCGCTCTGGCCATGGCGCTGTACAGCATGATTTTTCCAGCGCTGCATATTTTTTCTCTGGCCCCTGAAAAGCGTTGGCAACTGCTGCACAAACTACAAAATGATTGTGCACTCAACCCTCACCTTACAGAGGTCATTCAAAAGCTGGCTGACGGTGAGCCAGAGCAAGCAAAAAGCGCATTAGTTAAACTTGCCGAAACCGCTAATCCACAAATTGCGAATACCAGCGCGCACTTCATTACGGCCTTGCCCGATTACGATCAGCACCCAGTTGCAAATGCCAAAGACTTTGCGCTCCGGGTGAATAAGATAGCTGCATTTATTTCACAAGGGATCAAGACTAACATCGACCCGCATTTTATGCCCATCGATTACACGGCATTTGACGTTCACCCTCTGGCACTCACTTATGGTTACTATGGACCCGCCGTGTTTATGGCCAAGACAGGTCATGATGTTCCGGCACATTTGCTGGAGAAAATCGCCGATTTTGAGACTCAAACCTCTACCGCAGGCCTGTTCGTCGGCTATGCAGGTATGGCACTGGCCGAACTAGAACTAGACCGTGAAGTGCAGGCCAAACGCTGGGCCGACTATGCCCTGGATTCGATGAGTAAGTTTGATGCGGTTAGCTTTGCACATGGTCTGGCAGGTGTCGGCTATATGTGTCTGAAGCTGTATACCCGCTATCACGACGCAGTATACCTTGAGCACGCCGGGTCCATTGCACAACAGCTGCAGCTGCGCGCTTGCGACACCGAGCACGGTTGCTACTTTCCCGTTGCTGAGGATGAGGAAACACCGGTTGGCTTTGCACACGGCAGCGCCGGAGTCGCCCTGTTCTTACTCTATCTGGCCAAACTGACACATAACACAACCACACTGGAGTTTGCCAAAGCGGCGCTGGCACATGATATTCAGGCCGGACTTACCGCTGAGGGAGAATATAAGTGGGGTAAAACGGTAGACAGCAAAACGGTCCTGCCTTACTGGGAGCATGGTGCAGCAGGAATTGGTGCCGTGGTGATCCGCTTTTATCGAGAAACAGGCGATGCCAGCTACCTTGAGCTCGCACAGTCGATTGCACTATCCGCATACTCTCGCTACTCAGTTGATCAGGGTCAGTTTATTGGTGTTTCAGGCATCGTTGAGTTTTTCATCGACCTCTATCAAATCACGGAAAATACTCACTATCGTCAGGTTGCCTGCGAGATCAGTGAACGATTGACGCTGTTCTCCATCGACCGTCAGCAAGGTGAAATATATCCAAGCCGTCACTCTGTACGCCTATCTGCGGATTATGCTTTTGGCTCTTCGGGCATAGGTATGATGCTGCACAGGCTTGCTACCGGTGGTCATCGCTTCATGCATGATTTGTAAAAAATGAGGGAGGCAGTCTGGCAATGTCAGACTGCCCACACACTCCCCGATGAGCCGGGGTTATATAGGAAGTGTTCTTATGCCTATCAGTAAATCGAACTTAAAAACCGCCGGGCAATTACTGGCCCCGCAAAAGTCTCGGCTGGCATTGTTGCTGGTACTAACTGCAATTCAGGCAGTATTTTTTACTGTTGTTGATCCGCTCGCCTTAAAGTGGCTGATTGATGCCATTAATGAAGGCAATCAGTCTTTCTTTATGTGGTTGGCCATCATCGTCACCTCAGTTGCCACCGGCGGTCGCTTGCTTATCTACTGGACCACACTGACAAGACAGAAAATCAAAAATACCTTACAGGAACAATTATCGGTCGACCTGGCCAACAGCTATTACCAGCATGACTGTCAGGAGATCACCCATCATGGCCGTGGCTACTATATTTCACGCCTCTATGATGAGCCTAAAAAGCTCTCAGAAATGATAGATACCCTGGTTGCATTTACGACCTGTGTGTTCATTTGTATTTCAGGCATTTCGGTGGCCATTTGGATCAGCTGGGAGATCACCCTCGCCCTGGCCATCATCTTGCCTTGCTTGTATTTTCTGGCGAATCGCTTTAGTGGCAAGATCAGTGACAGCACCAAACAATTGCAAGAATCCGAAGCTCAGTTTAAGTCGATTTTAGCAACCGTTGTAGACAGTTATAAACATGTTCGCCTGTTTTCACTGAATCAAACAGCGCAGAGCACCATTAAATCAGGTTTGCAGGCCTCACTAAATGCCCAGTATAAAAATACTCGTTACAGTGCCCTGTATCAGTCAATCAGTGCCGTTTTTCTCTCTTACACTGAGTTAGCCGTTATCATAGTCGCGGGATTTCAGGTCATCCTGGGTGTGATCACCATAGGTTCCTTATTTGCCCTGACGCGTGCTTTCAGCCTGATCATCAACGCGGTTGAGCAACTCTCAGCCCTGGTGCCCCGCCTGGCAACTTTAGACGCATTACTGGACCGCTACACCGAGTTTAAAGCGCTGGCCACAGATGCTGAGGCGCACACTCAGCTAACCGACAGTGACACGATCAGCTTTAACAATGTTGACTTCGATTTTCAGGCCAAGCCCATTTTAAAAAGCACAAGCCTGACTGTGGATAAATGCGACCGTGTATTGATCAGTGGCCCCAATGGAGCGGGGAAAAGTACTCTGGCACATTTGTTGACAGGCTTTTACACGCCGAACCAGGGCGAGATCTCAAAACCGGCTATGTCGCATATCAGCGCCTCTTTATACCCCTTTGGCCTGCTTCCCGGCACTGTGGGGGACAATATTGACCGCATTATCGCACAAGGTGGAGATCGCCAAAAAGCAGATGAATTGGTTGAAAAACTCGGCCTACTGGAGTGTTTAGATAAGCCCTTTGAACGCCTGTCTGAAGGACAGAAGAAAAAGTGTCAGATAGCGATTTGCCTGCTTAAAACAGCCAGTGTTTACTTGCTTGATGAGCCATTAGCCAACATCGATGACGCCAGCAAAGGCGATATTCTGCAGATCATTAATGACTACACACAAAACGCGGCTTTATTGATGATAATGCACGAAGGAAACCGCTTCAGTCATATGTTTAACCGCTTTTTAAATATAGAGGGGCAAGGAAACGTGAAGCTCGTCTAACGCCTTACCTCACAGACCAAACACCGACACGGGCCGCCCATGGATGGGTAGCCCTTTTTGCGTACGCCATCATGATCCTGTTGTATTTTACAGCTAACTAAGCCCCCGTCCGACAAGTATATTTAATCTACAAAGTTCACTTTAGGTTCCAAAGGGGAAAGCCCATGAGCATGGATAAAAAAATTACTACTTCACGCACCACTAAACTAAAGAAGTCATTAATCTGGGCGGGTCTGTGTGGCAGTTTACTGTCAATTAGCTACGCCTATCAGGACAGCCGCTCACAGGGGCAGACACAGACCATAGATCAAAGCACCCTGGTTCACTCAAAAGTGATCCGAGGCACCTTTACCGAGCAGATCAGACTCAGAGCCAGTATTGCCCCTAAACGCGCCATTTTGCTTGATACCCTCTCGGGTGGCCGCGTTGAGGAAAAACATGTGGAACCCGGCGATTTCGTCACCAAAGGCCAACCTCTGGTGCGCCTGTCTAACATGTCGTTGCAACTCGATGTGATCAGCAGAGAAGCCCAGGTCACTGAGCAGCTTAACTTTTTACGTAATACTCAGATGACGATGGAGAACAACAAGCTGAACCTGCGTCGCGACCTGTTAGAAATTGAACATCAAATCCAGCACCTGAAGCGTAAACTGGACCAAGCGCTGGCACTCCAAACACACCGCGCAATCACCAAAGATCAAATTGCCACGCTGGAACAAGACCTGACCTACTATGAGCAGCGCAGGGAGCTCACCTTGCAACGTCAAAAAGCGGAAAATGAGATCCGTAATATCCAGATTGAACAGCTTGAAGACAGTGCTCAAATGCTGCAGAAAAATCTGGCTTTTGCGCGTAAAAATCTCGAAGACCTGCTCGTTCGTGCTCCGGCTGATGGCTATGTGAGTGAACTGGCAGCGGAGATTGGCGAATCTAAAGCACGAGGTGATCGCCTGGGTCAAATTGATATTCCCGATATGTACAAGCTGGTTGCGGAAGTTGACGAGTACTATCTCAACCAGGTCGCCGTCGATATGCATGCCATTGCTT is a window of Pseudoalteromonas sp. R3 DNA encoding:
- a CDS encoding peptidase domain-containing ABC transporter: MHVEDESPVQQLEFWSRKSLPIILQSEAAECGLASLAMVAAYHGYHSDLTTLRQKFSISIEGATLLDIMHFAEKLEMSSRPLRIELEDLDALQTPCILHWDMNHFVVLKKANEKRIVIHDPASGEKTFTMAEASKHFTGVALELTPTKSFEKKEKKPSLHFSDFWSRITGLKRSLTLIFLLSIILQVFTLAAPYYIQLVIDDVILTGDTNLLTVLATGFFLVLVFEIATNALRGFTLLHFGNQMNIQLGANLFHHLVRLPISYFEKRHMGDVVSRFGSLQQVKQILTTGVIEAIIDGLMAIITLAMIFFYSPTLSAVVLAAVVAYAIVRIAMYKPFRNISEQEIMARAEENSNFMETVRGIQTIKLFGSEVKREGQWQNRYANAINQSIRLGNFQIGYDAINRALFGIENILVVFLAAHLVLDGGFSTGMLFAFMSYKRQFMDKTANLIEKLIEFKMVGLHFDRIADIALTDKEILQPDQVKQHKVEGHIELRDICFAYSDATPNVLNNLNLTISAGESVAITGPSGCGKSTLLKIMLGLNQPKSGEVLIDGVPMEQIGARQYRQQIAAVMQDDELLSGSVADNIAFFDTPIDMERVVYCAQLAAIHDDISQMPMNYDSLIGDMGSSLSGGQKQRIILARALYKQPKILFMDEATSHLDTNLESDINEAVSRLDITRVIIAHRKETIASADREIRLKKADVSDAQEQEEESVCE
- a CDS encoding HlyD family efflux transporter periplasmic adaptor subunit gives rise to the protein MENLFRKEVLESKRHRLEGAVSLVQPPVFKTLTLLILIVVIVSIIFLASGSYARKERVSGVIEPNTGVLKLVAPQTGIIAEVLVAEGDYVEADQPLLRVASAKHSTQSLELNQALLNQYSFQLRNLQQQISQQKRQHVLELTELRQQKATAEARLKELDSQASTFEKRLQLNQQMVGQISTLKGTGYISELELQRQKDTLLSLQQQASSIQSERLTLAAQIQQHDTDLEKLPLQHDERLSQLESQQADLQIQLSSVEQQRLGELRAPKAGVVTGLLGKVGKSVNAGQNLLSILPQGSQMQAIIYVPTSSFGFINLGQEAKLRYHAFPYEKFGIYNGTIQQVSNSVILPEETSTPGVIQQPAYRVVVALEEQQITAYGKATPLRAGMMLDADIIVEERSLLRWLFDPVFSIKGQL
- the glmU gene encoding bifunctional UDP-N-acetylglucosamine diphosphorylase/glucosamine-1-phosphate N-acetyltransferase GlmU, which translates into the protein MALTTVILAAGKGTRMRSKLPKVLHPVAGRPMVQHVIDNAIALGASTTNLVYGHGAQQLKQALKHNDVNWVHQAEQLGTGHAVAVTKEHIADDDTVLILYGDVPLTRLSTLQRLLEVTPQRGLAVLTVNLDNPSGYGRMIRENGKLVGIIEQKDATAQQLAIQEINTGIMAANGGLLKKWLGQLSNNNAQGEYYLTDIVAMAHQDGVEITSAQPDDAMEVEGANNRVQLAGLERAYQAWQAETLMLNGASLADPMRIDVRGEVTTGQDVQIDVNVVLEGQVELGDDVVIGPNCVLKNCKIGNGVVIKANTMIEDATVGDACTLGPFARLRPGAVMETDSHIGNFVEMKKSRLGKGSKANHLTYLGDAEIGEKVNIGAGTITCNYDGVNKSKTIIGDGAFIGSNSSLVAPVEIGKTATVGAGSVITTKVGDETLAVARGKQRNIDSWQRPVKKS
- a CDS encoding class III lanthipeptide, which codes for MNNVLKLQSIASGNDNAEIQEWSTISNHCGNRLEKAL
- the lanKC gene encoding class III lanthionine synthetase LanKC encodes the protein MYNNSYMLGDNEYFTQPAIMKPDEAIAQAVSSTVPESWSTKHHSIWLSATPSYQQLPEQGFKIHVSASTEDALSIIRATLQQCIEFDTSFKVICRQDIANQMASKATGRGSSGKLITIYPRSVSIFKQLIQAIYEVTKEFNGPYILSDKRYKDSKVVYYRYGGFKLLPQQKADGSQVACIKKPDGTLIKDEREAFYKLPEWIQEPFKLTDSSDESIAPLNDRYEVIEALSFSNSGGVYKAKDLQTSQTVVVKEARPYVHFSSVADQGAIYADQVLQNEFSVIKTLSSSRYFPTAIDWFTEWEHSFLVEEYIDGTPLRNYRGKKEVTLVPFVADVASAERFQQHFIWIARETIAAVTEAHQRGVVLGDVSPNNILVDEQAKTIRFIDFEGAYHPEQNAQMQRALLTTPGFSNEGFMDTGATYKGDWFALAMALYSMIFPALHIFSLAPEKRWQLLHKLQNDCALNPHLTEVIQKLADGEPEQAKSALVKLAETANPQIANTSAHFITALPDYDQHPVANAKDFALRVNKIAAFISQGIKTNIDPHFMPIDYTAFDVHPLALTYGYYGPAVFMAKTGHDVPAHLLEKIADFETQTSTAGLFVGYAGMALAELELDREVQAKRWADYALDSMSKFDAVSFAHGLAGVGYMCLKLYTRYHDAVYLEHAGSIAQQLQLRACDTEHGCYFPVAEDEETPVGFAHGSAGVALFLLYLAKLTHNTTTLEFAKAALAHDIQAGLTAEGEYKWGKTVDSKTVLPYWEHGAAGIGAVVIRFYRETGDASYLELAQSIALSAYSRYSVDQGQFIGVSGIVEFFIDLYQITENTHYRQVACEISERLTLFSIDRQQGEIYPSRHSVRLSADYAFGSSGIGMMLHRLATGGHRFMHDL
- a CDS encoding ABC transporter ATP-binding protein, with product MPISKSNLKTAGQLLAPQKSRLALLLVLTAIQAVFFTVVDPLALKWLIDAINEGNQSFFMWLAIIVTSVATGGRLLIYWTTLTRQKIKNTLQEQLSVDLANSYYQHDCQEITHHGRGYYISRLYDEPKKLSEMIDTLVAFTTCVFICISGISVAIWISWEITLALAIILPCLYFLANRFSGKISDSTKQLQESEAQFKSILATVVDSYKHVRLFSLNQTAQSTIKSGLQASLNAQYKNTRYSALYQSISAVFLSYTELAVIIVAGFQVILGVITIGSLFALTRAFSLIINAVEQLSALVPRLATLDALLDRYTEFKALATDAEAHTQLTDSDTISFNNVDFDFQAKPILKSTSLTVDKCDRVLISGPNGAGKSTLAHLLTGFYTPNQGEISKPAMSHISASLYPFGLLPGTVGDNIDRIIAQGGDRQKADELVEKLGLLECLDKPFERLSEGQKKKCQIAICLLKTASVYLLDEPLANIDDASKGDILQIINDYTQNAALLMIMHEGNRFSHMFNRFLNIEGQGNVKLV